In Mytilus edulis chromosome 7, xbMytEdul2.2, whole genome shotgun sequence, a single genomic region encodes these proteins:
- the LOC139482825 gene encoding thiamine transporter 1-like: MHWKVLTFLVCLYGFLKEYRPSEAYLSAYLTGPWKNLTVEEVDNEIYPIWTYAYLLWLVPVFLLADFFRYQPMLVLEGATYIATWSILLWAQGVLAFKFMEVCYGLVTATEIAYYSYLFAMVSNEHYKVITSFTRAAILIGRFAAYLTGQLLVSFNVMDYKQLNIISMVSVSLAFILAVTLRRPSNSDIFHSTLHDKNKDVTNKESDNKIGFSAIQESSNVQKPTFIRGILFLWNELKTAYSDKSVIAWSFWWAFASCGHLQVQNYIQNLWEVITPEDQKGTIYNGAVEAVGTLLSTICVLVLGFLPVNWSRPGLSETVMAIVCVFNTAVLTVMGQSTNIWASYALYSVFRATYHTVITLATLQIAKSLTRQRYGFVFGANMFMALVVETILTVIVVDKVGLGVDVQTQFTVYGGYFGVIGCLFLAVAFYTVYKNGCSYRVADDQSYTVSA, encoded by the exons ATGCATTGGAAGGTTTTGACTTTTTTGGTATGCCTCTATGGCTTTTTAAAAGAATACAGACCATCTGAGGCTTATTTGTCGGCATATCTAACCGGACCATGGAAAAATCTGACAGTTGAAGAAGTCGATAATGAAATATATCCTATATGGACTTATGCATACCTTCTGTGGCTTGTACCTGTATTTCTCCTGGCTGATTTTTTTCGCTACCAGCCAATGTTAGTCCTTGAAG GTGCAACATACATTGCAACATGGTCAATTCTTTTGTGGGCACAAGGTGTTCTGGCTTTTAAATTCATGGAAGTCTGCTACGGTCTCGTAACAGCTACTGAAATAGCTTACTATTCGTATCTCTTTGCAATGGTTTCTAATGAACACTACAAGGTAATAACAAGCTTTACACGAGCTGCAATTCTAATTGGTCGTTTTGCTGCATATTTGACTGGACAGTTGCTCGTATCTTTTAATGTAATGGACTATAAGCAGctaaatataatatcaatggttagtgtTTCGCTAGCATTCATTTTAGCCGTAACATTAAGAAGACCAAGCAATTCGGATATATTTCACTCGACTTTGCACGACAAAAACAAAGACGTAACAAACAAAGAGTCGGACAACAAAATTGGATTCTCAGCCATTCAAgaaagttcaaatgttcaaaaaCCCACTTTTATACGAGGAATTTTGTTCTTATGGAATGAACTGAAAACTGCATATTCAGATAAGTCTGTGATAGCTTGGTCGTTTTGGTGGGCATTTGCATCATGTGGACATTTGCAAGTCCAGAACTATATTCAGAACCTTTGGGAAGTAATTACACCAGAAGACCAAAAAGGGACTATTTACAATGGAGCTGTAGAGGCAGTTGGTACCCTTCTAA GTACCATCTGTGTATTAGTATTGGGATTTTTACCTGTGAATTGGTCTCGTCCTGGACTATCGGAAACAGTAATGGCCATCGTATGTGTTTTTAATACCGCTGTCTTAACCGTCATGGGACAATCAACAAACATATGGGCTTCGTATGCATTGTACAGCGTCTTTAGAGCTACATATCATACAGTGATTACATTAGCAAC ATTACAGATTGCTAAATCCCTCACCAGACAACGGTATGGGTTTGTTTTCGGAGCCAACATGTTTATGGCTTTGGTAGTAGAAACAATACTAACAGTTATTGTAGTAGATAAAGTAGGTCTAGGTGTAGACGTACAGACTCag TTTACAGTATATGGTGGATATTTTGGTGTTATTGGTTGTTTGTTCCTAGCAGTGGCGTTCTACACAGTCTACAAGAACGGCTGCTCTTACCGAGTTGCCGATGATCAAAGCTATACCGTTTCTGCATGA